One part of the Diceros bicornis minor isolate mBicDic1 chromosome 38, mDicBic1.mat.cur, whole genome shotgun sequence genome encodes these proteins:
- the BECN2 gene encoding beclin-2, with protein MSSIHFICQRCSQPLKLNQSLETLGLNTTQDPAASTLASAQGSAGETQEGGPTSGGETDTEELQDGASCRTLSGHGRLSKDNSNYFILLGKLNSVRTLNSTQKATRDIFDILSAEKAVDHPLCEDCTDNLLLQLDTQLALTESDSQSYKRCLETRESTSEDERETLQETLKGLELEEARLVQELEEVEKNRDRAAADLKAAQAETETLSQNDRQLQRDYSKLKWQQLELHDELRSVKNRLWYAQTQLDWLEKINVFSATFEIWHDGPMGIINNFRLGCLPTVPVCWKEINAAWGQTALLLLALSNTIGLEFQRYRLIPCGDHSYLKALTDDSIELPLFCNGGQSALLNNKFDQAMVAFLDCMQQFKKKAKKGELGLCLPYRIRVRKGLMEDPGGRGAFYSIRTHLNTEEQWTKALKLMLTNFKWSLAWVSLRYSQK; from the coding sequence ATGTCCTCCATCCACTTCATTTGCCAGCGCTGCAGCCAGCCCCTGAAGCTGAATCAGTCCCTGGAGACCCTGGGCCTCAACACCACCCAAGATCCTGCAGCTTCCACGCTCGCCTCAGCTCAGGGGAGTGcaggagaaacccaggaaggAGGCCCTACCTCCGGAGGGGAGACAGATACTGAAGAGCTACAGGATGGTGCCTCTTGCAGGACCCTGTCTGGCCATGGCAGGTTGTCCAAGGACAATTCCAACTACTTCATCCTGCTTGGGAAGTTGAACTCTGTGAGAACTCTCAATAGCACTCAGAAGGCTACTAGGGACATTTTTGACATCCTCTCTGCTGAAAAAGCTGTGGACCACCCCCTGTGTGAGGACTGTACTGACAATCTTTTATTGCAGCTGGACACCCAACTGGCTCTTACAGAATCTGACAGTCAGAGCTACAAACGCTGCCTGGAGACCAGGGAGAGTACCAGTGAGGACGAGAGGGAGACACTGCAGGAGACACTGAAGGGCTTGGAGCTGGAGGAGGCGAGGCTggtccaggagctggaggaggtggAGAAGAACCGAGACAGAGCAGCAGCCGATCTCAAGGCAGCCCAGGCAGAGACAGAGACGCTGTCCCAGAACGACAGGCAGTTGCAGAGGGACTACAGTAAATTGAAATGGCAGCAATTGGAACTTCATGACGAGCTGAGGAGCGTGAAGAACCGGCTGTGGTACGCCCAGACCCAGCTGGactggctggagaaaatcaatgTCTTCAGTGCGACATTTGAGATCTGGCATGATGGCCCCATGGGCATCATCAATAACTTCAGATTGGGCTGCCTCCCCACTGTCCCTGTCTGCTGGAAGGAGATTAATGCAGCCTGGGGACAGACAGCCTTGCTGCTCCTTGCCCTGTCCAACACCATTGGACTGGAATTTCAAAGGTATCGACTCATCCCCTGTGGAGACCATTCCTACCTAAAGGCTTTAACAGATGACTCCATTGAACTGCCATTGTTCTGTAACGGCGGGCAGAGTGCTTTGCTGAATAACAAATTTGACCAGGCGATGGTGGCTTTCCTGGACTGCATGCAGCAGTTCAAGAAAAAGGCCAAGAAAGGCGAGTTGGGCCTCTGCCTGCCCTACAGGATTCGCGTGAGGAAAGGCCTGATGGAAGACCCTGGAGGCAGGGGTGCGTTCTACTCCATCAGAACCCACTTGAACACGGAGGAGCAGTGGACAAAGGCACTCAAGCTCATGCTTACGAATTTTAAGTGGAGTCTTGCTTGGGTATCCTTAAGGTATAGTcaaaaataa